The Kitasatospora sp. NBC_00374 genome has a segment encoding these proteins:
- a CDS encoding Clp protease N-terminal domain-containing protein: protein MFERFTASARQVVVRAREEAAELGHGHIGTEHLLLAVLADAAEPSAAVLVDAGLDHATAREAVVRLLGGGMDGLALATIGVDLDAVREAVEAVFGEGALDPPAEEPARRRGWFRSGEAKGGRGGRSPFTARARKTLELSLRESLRLESGRIATGHLVLGLLREGEGLGAKVIADHGLDFAAVRRTVEATLI, encoded by the coding sequence ATGTTCGAACGATTCACGGCTTCGGCGCGCCAGGTGGTGGTACGGGCCAGGGAGGAGGCCGCCGAGCTCGGGCACGGGCACATCGGCACCGAGCACCTGCTGCTCGCCGTCCTCGCCGACGCCGCCGAGCCGTCCGCCGCCGTCCTGGTCGACGCTGGCCTGGACCACGCCACGGCCCGCGAAGCGGTAGTGCGACTGCTGGGCGGCGGCATGGACGGGCTGGCGCTGGCCACCATCGGGGTCGACCTGGACGCCGTCCGCGAGGCCGTGGAGGCGGTCTTCGGGGAGGGTGCGCTGGACCCGCCGGCGGAGGAGCCGGCCCGGCGCCGCGGCTGGTTCCGCTCCGGGGAGGCCAAGGGCGGACGCGGCGGGCGCAGCCCGTTCACGGCCCGGGCCAGGAAGACGCTGGAGCTGTCGCTGCGGGAGTCGCTGCGCCTGGAGTCGGGCCGGATCGCCACCGGCCATCTGGTGCTGGGCCTGCTCCGCGAGGGCGAGGGCCTGGGCGCCAAGGTGATCGCGGACCACGGGCTGGACTTCGCGGCAGTCCGCAGGACCGTCGAAGCCACCCTGATCTGA